One window from the genome of Rufibacter tibetensis encodes:
- a CDS encoding O-antigen ligase family protein, whose product MEQIATSSNKRLLSNFTIPLLVIAAIGIGWVTAEVGFLLPGILLVALLVIPLVYAIFREPKVGIISFVVYCFIYNLFSREIGHFQYLYVIDGLLVLTWLAVIFHTSKHYDWSYLRNEIFILGSIWMLINFLELFNPAGASVLGWMVDARYQFMWILIVPLCLVIFNTNKNLNTFLFLIIGMSLLATINGLKQNFIGLFPGEKEWLYSYGYLTHLIWGDVRIFSFYSDASQFGASQAQLFVIAFTLALGPFKKWKRIMCGIAALFFLYGESMSGTRGALFTLFVGLAVVLVVNKNLKVITVALFIGVLGFCFLKFTYIGESHFEIRRMRSALNSNDQSFNVRLENQMKIQEYLKARPLGGGVGSIGYAAEKYNPNGYLTPIPPDSYWVKVWAEYGIVGFVIWISMMMYIIGKSCGIVWNTQDKGLRFKLTALVAGFTGIIIASYGNEVMNMMPSSMIVYISFAFVFLGPKLDKEAQQLNAHA is encoded by the coding sequence ATGGAGCAGATTGCAACCTCTTCTAATAAAAGATTACTATCAAACTTTACAATACCCTTGTTGGTTATTGCAGCCATTGGAATTGGCTGGGTAACAGCTGAGGTTGGTTTTCTGCTGCCAGGCATTTTGCTGGTGGCTTTGCTGGTCATTCCATTGGTGTATGCAATATTTAGAGAGCCTAAAGTTGGTATCATCTCCTTCGTTGTCTATTGCTTTATTTATAACCTGTTTTCAAGAGAAATTGGTCATTTCCAGTACTTGTATGTAATTGATGGGTTGCTGGTACTCACCTGGCTGGCTGTTATCTTCCATACTTCAAAACATTACGACTGGTCTTACTTACGGAATGAAATCTTCATTTTGGGATCTATTTGGATGTTGATAAACTTCCTTGAGCTATTCAACCCTGCTGGAGCTAGTGTGCTGGGTTGGATGGTAGATGCACGATACCAATTTATGTGGATCCTGATTGTTCCGCTTTGTCTGGTCATCTTCAATACTAACAAGAACCTAAACACCTTTCTGTTTCTAATTATTGGAATGTCTCTTCTGGCAACCATCAATGGGCTAAAACAAAACTTTATTGGTTTATTTCCTGGGGAAAAGGAGTGGTTGTATTCTTATGGATATTTGACCCACCTTATCTGGGGTGATGTTCGGATATTTTCTTTCTATTCAGATGCCAGCCAGTTTGGTGCCTCTCAGGCCCAATTGTTTGTGATTGCTTTTACATTGGCCTTAGGACCCTTCAAGAAGTGGAAAAGAATAATGTGCGGTATTGCTGCTCTTTTCTTCCTATACGGTGAATCCATGTCCGGAACACGGGGGGCTTTGTTTACCTTATTTGTTGGACTAGCCGTAGTATTAGTAGTTAACAAGAACCTTAAAGTGATAACCGTTGCTTTATTCATAGGTGTGTTAGGATTCTGTTTTCTAAAATTCACTTATATAGGAGAGAGCCATTTTGAAATTAGAAGGATGCGCTCTGCTCTTAACTCTAATGACCAATCCTTCAATGTCCGTCTTGAAAACCAAATGAAAATTCAGGAGTACCTGAAGGCGCGCCCACTTGGAGGTGGTGTAGGCTCTATTGGGTATGCAGCTGAGAAATATAACCCAAATGGCTACTTGACACCTATTCCACCTGACAGTTACTGGGTAAAGGTTTGGGCTGAGTACGGTATTGTGGGCTTTGTGATATGGATCAGTATGATGATGTATATCATTGGGAAAAGCTGCGGAATTGTCTGGAATACCCAAGACAAGGGGCTCAGGTTCAAACTCACCGCCTTGGTGGCAGGATTTACCGGGATCATTATTGCCAGTTATGGTAATGAGGTAATGAACATGATGCCTTCATCAATGATTGTTTACATTTCATTTGCCTTCGTTTTTCTTGGCCCCAAGCTAGATAAAGAAGCGCAACAACTGAACGCTCATGCCTAG
- a CDS encoding glycosyltransferase family 2 protein, which yields MPSSPLVSIISVNYNQATVTCEMVASLKKVSYPNIEIIVVDNASPSDDPTLITDLYPEVKLIRSEVNLGFAGGNNLGIAQAAGEYLLFLNNDTEVEPDFLEPLVNLFQKDSKAGIASPKIIYYGTKGLIQYAGSKGINSWTGRSVTIGQLETDKGQYNTSAPTILADGAAMMVPMKVVKKVGLMPELYFLYYEELDWCEMIKRAGYSCHYVGESTIYHKESVSVGKASVLKTYYMNRNRLLFIRRNITGGALWTSILIFLLAAIPKKVLEFGLRLEGKHLKALARGLWWNLTHYKIHETSYPGLTVKNKTEGLGLPA from the coding sequence ATGCCTAGTAGTCCACTTGTTTCTATTATCTCAGTAAACTATAACCAAGCTACTGTGACCTGTGAGATGGTGGCTTCCTTGAAAAAGGTGAGTTATCCAAATATTGAGATAATAGTAGTTGATAACGCTTCTCCCTCAGATGATCCTACCTTGATTACTGATCTGTACCCAGAGGTAAAACTCATCAGGTCTGAAGTAAACCTGGGATTTGCCGGAGGAAACAACCTGGGGATAGCTCAGGCAGCCGGAGAATACCTCCTTTTCCTGAACAATGACACTGAGGTGGAGCCTGATTTTCTGGAGCCATTGGTCAACCTGTTCCAGAAAGACAGTAAAGCAGGTATAGCCTCTCCCAAGATTATCTATTATGGAACCAAGGGATTAATTCAATACGCAGGTTCTAAAGGAATTAATTCTTGGACGGGGCGTAGTGTCACTATTGGGCAGCTGGAAACTGATAAAGGGCAGTACAATACCTCAGCTCCTACTATTCTGGCAGACGGTGCCGCAATGATGGTGCCCATGAAAGTAGTCAAGAAAGTGGGTTTAATGCCAGAACTGTACTTCCTGTATTATGAGGAGCTAGACTGGTGCGAGATGATTAAAAGAGCTGGTTACTCCTGTCATTATGTAGGCGAGTCAACCATCTACCACAAGGAGTCAGTTTCAGTAGGGAAGGCATCTGTCCTGAAAACCTATTACATGAACAGAAACAGGCTTCTTTTCATAAGAAGAAACATTACCGGAGGAGCATTATGGACAAGTATCCTGATTTTCCTTCTGGCGGCCATACCTAAGAAGGTGCTGGAGTTCGGCTTGAGGCTGGAAGGAAAGCATTTGAAAGCATTAGCGCGTGGCTTATGGTGGAATCTTACCCATTACAAGATTCACGAAACAAGTTACCCTGGCTTAACCGTCAAAAACAAAACAGA